The Musa acuminata AAA Group cultivar baxijiao chromosome BXJ2-2, Cavendish_Baxijiao_AAA, whole genome shotgun sequence genome has a segment encoding these proteins:
- the LOC135605347 gene encoding LRR receptor-like serine/threonine-protein kinase GSO1 — protein MALVPVFRFVLLFLLAVELELSWGNPEVRALMEVKAALDPEDRILSSWTSEGDPCRGNFEGVACNEHGKVANISLQGKGLTGSISPAVAGLKCLSGLYLHYNAISGKIPIEIANLTELSDLYLNVNNLSESIPVELGTMTSLQVLQLCYNQLTGSIPNQLGRLKKLSVLALQSNQLSGAIPASLGDLTQLTRLDLSFNRLFGSIPVKLAQIPQLTVLDVRNNSLSGNVPSGLRRLSGGFHYGNNKGLCGVGFASLGVCDSDDPLMPNKPEPFGPDSRGFRPQQIPESANLNSNCNASRCLNSPKSFSGTVIVGIVVVAVGVMVCGLFAFVWYRRRKQKIGSALEVSNSRCSTDQPKEMFRKSASPLISLEYSNGWDPLADGRSGVGFSQEVSRSFRFNLEEVECATQYFSEVNLLGKSNFAATYKGILRDGSIVAIKSINKTSCKTEEAEFLKGLKLLTLLHHENLIALRGFCCSRGRGECFLVYDFVTNGSLLQYLDVKDNAQRVLDWPTRVSIIKGIAKGIHYLHSSRPNKPSIVHQNISAEKILIDQHFAPRLSGSGLHKLLADDVVFSTLKASAAMGYLAPEYTTVGRFTEKSDVYSFGVVIFQILTGKTNVTQLRLGPDSIKLEDTLDENLHGNFSKPEAAKLVGIAMICMSEMANQRPTMEAVLQQLSISC, from the exons ATGGCGTTAGTTCCTGTGTTCAGGTTCGTTCTCTTGTTTCTTCTCGCTGTGGAGCTCGAGCTCTCATGGGGTAACCCGGAGGTGAGGGCGCTGATGGAGGTGAAGGCGGCTCTGGATCCGGAGGACCGGATCCTCTCATCATGGACCAGCGAAGGGGACCCGTGCCGAGGAAACTTCGAGGGAGTGGCCTGCAATGAGCACGGGAAGGTGGCGAACATATCGCTGCAAGGGAAGGGGCTCACGGGCTCCATCTCGCCGGCGGTTGCGGGCCTCAAGTGCCTCTCCGGGCTATACCTGCACTACAATGCCATCAGCGGGAAGATACCGATAGAAATCGCCAACCTCACCGAGCTGTCCGACCTCTACCTCAACGTGAACAATCTCTCCGAAAGCATTCCCGTGGAGCTTGGGACCATGACGAGCCTCCAAG TCTTGCAGCTGTGCTACAACCAGCTTACCGGGAGTATACCGAACCAGTTGGGGCGTTTGAAGAAGCTTAGTGTTCTTGCTCTGCAATCCAATCAATTAAGTGGCGCTATCCCCGCGAGCTTGGGAGACCTAACCCAGTTGACGCGATTGGACTTGAGCTTTAATCGGCTATTTGGTTCAATACCTGTCAAGCTAGCTCAGATCCCTCAGTTGACTGTGCTCGATGTTCGAAATAACTCTCTTTCCGGCAATGTCCCATCTG GTTTAAGGCGGCTGAGTGGAGGATTCCATTATGGAAACAATAAAGGTCTTTGTGGAGTTGGATTTGCTTCGCTTGGAGTTTGTGATTCTGATGATCCCCTCATGCCGAACAAACCTGAACCCTTCGGGCCTGATTCTCGTGGATTCAGGCCGCAACAGATTCCAGAGTCAGCTAACTTAAACTCAAATTGCAATGCCTCTCGCTGCTTGAACTCCCCGAAGTCCTTCAGTGGAACTGTCATTGTCGGAATAGTTGTGGTTGCAGTTGGTGTGATGGTCTGTGGGCTATTTGCCTTTGTGTGGTACCGTCGCAGGAAGCAAAAGATTGGCAGTGCCCTTGAGGTTTCAAACAGTCGGTGTAGCACTGACCAGCCAAAGGAAATGTTTCGGAAGAGTGCCTCCCCACTCATCAGCCTCGAGTACTCCAATGGATGGGATCCTTTGGCTGACGGTAGGAGTGGTGTTGGGTTCTCTCAGGAGGTCTCCCGGAGCTTTAGGTTCAATCTGGAGGAGGTGGAGTGCGCGACTCAGTACTTTTCAGAGGTTAATTTGCTCGGGAAGAGCAATTTTGCTGCAACTTATAAGGGCATCTTGCGAGATGGGAGCATTGTTGCTATTAAAAGCATCAACAAGACAAGCTGCAAAACCGAGGAGGCTGAATTCTTGAAAGGGCTGAAATTGCTCACACTTCTGCATCACGAAAATCTCATAGCTCTGAGAGGGTTCTGCTGCTCAAGGGGAAGGGGAGAGTGCTTCCTCGTCTATGATTTTGTCACAAACGGGAGCTTATTGCAGTATCTCGATGTGAAGGACAATGCCCAAAGAGTTCTTGACTGGCCTACAAGAGTTTCCATCATTAAAGGCATTGCAAAAG GCATCCATTATTTACACAGTAGCAGACCGAACAAACCCTCGATCGTCCACCAAAACATATCAGCTGAAAAAATCCTTATCGATCAGCATTTCgcccctcggctctccggctctggtCTGCACAAACTTCTTGCTGATGATGTCGTCTTCTCAACCCTCAAAGCCAGTGCTGCAATGGGTTATCTGGCTCCTGAGTACACCACAGTTGGACGGTTCACCGAGAAAAGTGATGTCTACTCGTTTGGAGTTGTCATCTTCCAAATCCTCACAGGAAAGACAAACGTAACTCAGTTGCGACTAGGTCCAGATTCCATCAAGCTAGAAGACACCCTCGATGAGAATCTTCACGGTAATTTCTCCAAACCAGAGGCCGCGAAGCTGGTGGGGATCGCGATGATTTGTATGAGTGAGATGGCGAACCAGAGGCCGACGATGGAGGCGGTGCTTCAACAACTGAGCATCAGCTGCTGA
- the LOC135605348 gene encoding 3-phosphoshikimate 1-carboxyvinyltransferase 2, with amino-acid sequence MAQAIMSKGLEANPALTPAHIGGARRPTPVPYSLPFGSVARPGPFGGLRARGCGRRASPLRVSASVAVAAEKPSAAPEIVLQPIKEISGTVKLPGSKSLSNRILLLAALSEGTTVVDNLLNSDDVRYMLAALRTLGLSVEDDVATKRATVVGCGGQFPVGKDSKQEVELFLGNAGTAMRPLTAAVTAAGGNASYVLDGVPRMRERPIGDLVAGLKQLGADVDCFMGTNCPPVRVNAMGGLPGGKVKLSGSISSQYLTALLMAAPLALGDVEIEIIDKLISIPYVEMTLKLMERFGVKVEHSDNWDRFYIKGAQKYKSPGNAYVEGDASSASYFLAGAAVTGGTVTVEGCGTSSLQGDVKFAEVLEKMGAKVSWTENSVTVTGPPRDPSKKGHLRGIDVNMNKMPDVAMTLAVVALFADGPTAIRDVASWRVKETERMVAICTELRKLGATVEEGPDFCIITPPEKLNITVIDTYDDHRMAMAFSIAACADVPVTIKDPGCTRKTFPDYFDVLQRFTKH; translated from the exons atggCGCAGGCGATCATGTCAAAGGGATTGGAGGCGAATCCTGCGCTGACGCCTGCTCATATCGGCGGAGCTCGGAGGCCGACGCCTGTTCCTTACTCCCTTCCTTTTGGATCAGTGGCCAGGCCCGGGCCTTTCGGTGGCTTGAGAGCGCGAGGCTGCGGGAGGCGCGCATCGCCTCTTAGGGTCTCGGCCTCTGTCGCCGTGGCTGCCGAGAAACCATCGGCGGCGCCGGAGATCGTGTTGCAGCCCATTAAGGAGATCTCCGGTACGGTTAAGCTCCCCGGATCCAAGTCCTTGTCGAATCGGATCCTCCTCCTTGCTGCCCTTTCCGAG GGTACCACCGTGGTGGACAACTTGTTGAACAGTGATGATGTTCGCTATATGCTTGCTGCTTTGAGAACCCTTGGCCTTTCGGTGGAAGATGATGTTGCAACTAAGAGAGCAACAGTTGTAGGATGCGGTGGCCAATTCCCGGTGGGTAAAGATTCTAAACAAGAAGTTGAGCTCTTCTTGGGAAATGCAGGGACTGCAATGCGGCCATTGACAGCAGCTGTCACAGCCGCTGGTGGAAATGCAAG CTACGTACTTGATGGGGTCCCAAGAATGAGGGAAAGACCTATAGGAGATTTGGTTGCTGGTCTGAAACAGCTTGGTGCAGATGTTGATTGTTTCATGGGCACCAATTGCCCTCCTGTTCGTGTAAATGCAATGGGTGGTCTTCCAGGGGGAAAG GTGAAACTTTCTGGATCCATTAGCAGCCAGTACTTGACTGCTTTGCTCATGGCAGCTCCCTTGGCTCTTGGGGATGTGGAGATCGAGATCATTGATAAGCTTATCTCCATTCCATATGTAGAAATGACTTTGAAATTGATGGAACGTTTTGGAGTTAAGGTTGAGCATTCTGATAATTGGGATAGATTCTATATCAAGGGTGCTCAAAAATACAA GTCTCCTGGAAATGCATATGTCGAAGGTGACGCATCAAGTGCTAGTTATTTCTTAGCAGGCGCTGCAGTCACTGGTGGCACTGTCACTGTGGAAGGTTGTGGTACAAGCAGTCTACAG GGAGATGTGAAATTTGCTGAAGTTCTTGAGAAAATGGGAGCAAAAGTTTCATGGACTGAAAATAGTGTGACTGTTACTGGTCCACCACGGGATCCTTCCAAGAAGGGACATTTGCGTGGAATTGATGTCAATATGAATAAGATGCCTGATGTTGCCATGACCCTTGCTGTTGTCGCACTATTTGCTGATGGCCCTACAGCCATAAGAGATG TGGCTTCATGGAGAGTTAAGGAGACTGAAAGGATGGTAGCCATTTGTACAGAACTTAGAAAG CTCGGAGCAACGGTGGAGGAAGGCCCCGACTTTTGTATCATTACGCCCCCAGAAAAGTTGAATATAACAGTGATTGACACTTACGATGATCACAGGATGGCAATGGCATTCTCGATAGCTGCTTGTGCCGATGTTCCTGTCACAATCAAAGACCCAGGTTGCACTAGGAAGACATTCCCCGACTATTTCGATGTTTTACAGAGGTTTACAAAGCATTGA
- the LOC103970754 gene encoding uncharacterized protein LOC103970754, which translates to MDPPGKRRPPEEDDDLEAEAIKRQRISDGEEDEEGGGEEGTDAAALPGLAVYKDDDDEEEEGAGRRDQWMGQENGRGETIENGGGQVRVMAGDEEVMEALHQKDASRPPAPVRQQRQVERRRDCPYLDTVNRQVLDFDFEKFCSISLSNLNVYACLVCGKYYQGRGLNSHAHTHSLEAGHHVYINLQTEKVYCLPDGYEIDDPSLDDIRHVLNPRFSREQVLHLDENRQWSRALDGSNYLPGMVGLNNIKETDFVNVTIQSLMRVTPLRNFFLIPENYQHSKSPLVHRFGELTRKIWHARNFKGQVSPHEFLQAVMKASNKRFQIGVQSDPVEFISWLLNTLHAQLRHSKKKDRSIIYDCFQGELEVVKEIQKKHLIEKNDTDDEENKVIVAERGSSNDSVVRETSKVPFLMLGLDLPPPPLFKDAMEKNIIPQVPLFNILKKFDGETVTEVVRPCIARMRYRVTRLPKYLILHMRRFTKNNFFIEKNPTLVNFPVKNLELKDYIPLPPPKVKKKLRSKYDLIANIVHDGKPGEGCYRVFVQRKSEELWFEMQDLHVNETLPQMVALSEAYMQIYEQQE; encoded by the exons ATGGATCCGCCAGGGAAGCGGAGACCCCCGGAGGAAGACGATGACTTGGAGGCGGAGGCGATCAAAAGGCAGCGGATATCTGATGGGGAAGAGGACGAAGAGGGCGGAGGCGAGGAAGGGACCGACGCTGCTGCTCTCCCCGGCCTCGCTGTCTACAAGGACGACgatgacgaggaggaggaaggggcgGGCCGTAGAGATCAGTGGATGGGACAAGAGAACGGTCGTGGGGAAACTATTGAAAATGGCGGTGGTCAAGTTAGAGTGATGGCTGGGGATGAGGAAGTGATGGAGGCGTTGCATCAGAAGGATGCTTCTCGCCCTCCAGCTCCGGTAAGGCAGCAGCGACAGGTGGAGCGCCGGAGGGACTGCCCATATCTTGATACCGTGAACCGTCAG GTCTTGGATTTTGATTTTGAGAAGTTCTGTTCCATCTCTCTCTCAAACTTAAATGTTTATGCGTGCTTGGTTTGTGGAAAGTACTACCAAGGAAGAGGTCTGAATTCTCATGCACATACACATAGCCTTGAAGCAGGTCACCATGTATATATTAATCTTCAAACGGAGAAAGTTTATTGCCTTCCTGATGGATATGAGATAGATGATCCATCATTAGATGATATTCGGCATGTTCTAAATCCTAG GTTTTCAAGAGAACAAGTTCTGCACCTTGATGAAAACAGGCAATGGTCGAGAGCACTGGATGGGTCCAACTATCTACCTGGAATG GTGGGTCTCAACAATATTAAGGAGACTGATTTTGTAAATGTCACAATTCAGTCTTTAATGAGAGTGACTCCTCTGAGGAACTTTTTCCTGATCCCTGAAAATTATCAGCACAGTAAATCTCCActtgttcatcggtttggagaacTTACACGAAAAATTTGGCATGCAAGGAACTTTAAGGGACAG GTCAGCCCCCATGAGTTTCTACAGGCTGTTATGAAAGCTAGTAACAAGCGGTTCCAAATTGGTGTTCAGTCAGATCCTGTTGAATTTATATCCTGGCTGTTAAACACATTGCATGCACAACTTAGACATTCAAAGAAAAAGGATCGAAGCATAATTTATGACTGCTTTCAG GGTGAATTGGAGGTTGTGAAAGAGATCCAGAAGAAACATCTTATCGAGAAGAATGATACTGATGATGAGGAGAACAAGGTAATTGTTGCAGAGCGTGGGTCATCAAATGACAGTGTTGTGAGGGAAACATCTAAAGTGCCATTTCTAATGCTTGGTCTTGACTTGCCACCACCTCCCCTTTTTAAGGATGCAATGGAGAAAAACATTATACCTCAG GTTCCCCTCTTCAACATATTGAAGAAGTTTGATGGTGAGACTGTAACAGAGGTTGTGCGGCCTTGCATAGCAAGGATGAGATATCGTGTCACCAGACTGCCAAAGTATCTTATTCTTCACATGCGTCGATTTACAAAAAACAACTTCTTCATAGAAAAGAACCCTACTCTTG TGAACTTTCCTGTGAAGAATCTTGAATTGAAGGATTATATTCCATTACCACCACCAAAGGTCAAGAAGAAGTTAAGGTCAAAATACGATCTTATTGCAAATATAGTTCATGATGGCAAGCCAGGAGAAGGATGTTACAGAGTTTTTGTGCAGCGTAAATCGGAAGAACTCTG GTTTGAGATGCAGGACCTCCATGTCAACGAAACTCTTCCTCAAATGGTTGCTCTATCCGAGGCTTACATGCAAATATATGAGCAGCAAGAGTGA